In one Candidatus Binatia bacterium genomic region, the following are encoded:
- a CDS encoding wax ester/triacylglycerol synthase family O-acyltransferase: MSNNRSDDDRFNVRYDVRHTWLPRLGDDAKLKALVGRIMSQRLDRNRPLWELWIVEGLPNGQWAMVTQTHHCMIDGVSGVDISTVLMLVEPDDSIEEAPPWRPRKAPSGLTLLTDEAKRGLRAPLDLYVGSIGSDWIARCRLAEAQPESVPGGG, from the coding sequence GTGTCGAACAACAGGTCCGACGACGATCGATTCAACGTGCGGTACGACGTTCGCCACACTTGGCTTCCGCGTCTCGGTGATGACGCGAAGTTGAAGGCGCTCGTCGGGCGCATCATGTCTCAGCGATTGGACCGAAATCGTCCGCTCTGGGAGTTGTGGATCGTCGAGGGGCTCCCGAACGGCCAGTGGGCGATGGTCACCCAAACGCATCACTGCATGATCGACGGCGTCTCGGGCGTCGACATCTCGACCGTCCTGATGCTGGTCGAGCCCGACGATTCGATCGAGGAGGCGCCCCCGTGGCGTCCGCGCAAAGCGCCGAGTGGTCTCACCCTGTTGACGGACGAAGCGAAGCGCGGCCTGCGGGCACCGTTGGACCTCTACGTGGGATCGATCGGCAGTGACTGGATCGCCCGGTGCCGGCTCGCCGAGGCCCAGCCGGAGTCAGTTCCCGGAGGCGGTTGA